A single Bacillus sp. HMF5848 DNA region contains:
- a CDS encoding VanW family protein translates to MLQIIMLLVIAMPINEELHLKFQGEKIGHVTRSEYSVPLLDIPVINTIPYAELTNKLDAQIRKAPENAKLDDYGNIVTEKLGHSLHKEKFRELFSDYFFGLGPATIELPIRPIYPKVDSELLSNIKTRQLSVYVTFFNSRNKERTNNITIATQAINNTVVFPGETFSFNKVVGKRTKEKGYLPAPVIVKGELSEGIGGGICQVSSTLYNAVDRAGVHIVQRYSHSRSVPYVPPGRDATVSWYGPDFVFKNKYSHPILIRARAIDGKMLIRVFSADDIDYRPRSGS, encoded by the coding sequence ATGCTGCAAATAATTATGTTGTTAGTCATAGCGATGCCAATTAATGAAGAACTACATTTGAAATTCCAAGGGGAGAAAATCGGACATGTTACACGATCAGAATATAGTGTTCCACTCTTAGACATACCTGTTATAAATACAATCCCATATGCTGAATTAACAAATAAACTTGATGCTCAGATTCGTAAAGCCCCTGAGAATGCAAAGCTTGATGACTATGGCAATATTGTAACTGAAAAGCTTGGGCACTCCTTACATAAAGAAAAATTTAGAGAGTTGTTTAGTGATTATTTTTTTGGTTTAGGTCCCGCTACAATAGAACTACCGATTAGACCTATTTATCCTAAAGTCGACAGTGAACTTTTGTCTAATATAAAAACAAGGCAGTTATCCGTATATGTAACTTTCTTTAATAGTCGTAACAAGGAACGAACTAATAATATTACAATTGCAACACAAGCGATAAATAATACGGTAGTTTTTCCTGGAGAGACGTTTTCTTTTAATAAAGTAGTGGGTAAACGTACAAAAGAGAAGGGGTATTTACCTGCACCAGTAATAGTGAAGGGCGAGCTATCTGAAGGGATAGGAGGAGGGATTTGTCAAGTATCCTCGACTTTATATAACGCGGTCGATAGAGCAGGTGTTCACATTGTACAGCGCTATTCGCATAGCCGTAGTGTACCTTACGTGCCACCTGGTCGTGATGCAACAGTAAGTTGGTATGGACCAGACTTTGTTTTTAAAAATAAGTATAGTCATCCGATACTTATACGTGCTAGAGCTATTGATGGGAAAATGCTAATTAGAGTATTTTCAGCAGATGATATTGATTATAGGCCTCGAAGCGGGTCTTAA